From the Methanobrevibacter sp. genome, one window contains:
- a CDS encoding alpha/beta hydrolase: MNKKIKILIIVIVACVLAYGIFYFTDVHHAEKTATDLLNGTDNVSVQKISNGLWLDGPGNGTSLIFYPGAKNEYTAYLPLFVQLAENGVDCYLVEMPLNFAFFGQDSAEPIIEAGNYSHYIMSGHSLGGVSASSYAVHSNKTDAVVLLAAYPTEKIDKPVLSIYGSEDGILNRESYNKALPLISNLTECVIQGGNHAQFAYYGHQEGDNPAKISHDDQQNQTVEIILEFINNVTMS, encoded by the coding sequence ATGAATAAGAAAATTAAAATATTAATTATAGTTATAGTGGCATGTGTTTTGGCATATGGAATATTCTATTTCACTGATGTTCATCATGCCGAAAAAACTGCAACTGATTTGCTTAACGGAACTGACAATGTTTCAGTTCAAAAGATATCAAACGGATTGTGGTTAGATGGACCCGGCAATGGCACATCACTGATTTTCTATCCTGGTGCTAAAAACGAATATACAGCTTACCTTCCTCTGTTTGTACAATTGGCGGAAAATGGTGTGGACTGCTATCTTGTGGAAATGCCTTTGAATTTTGCATTTTTCGGCCAGGACAGTGCCGAACCAATAATTGAAGCAGGCAATTACTCCCATTATATCATGTCCGGTCATTCTTTAGGTGGAGTTTCAGCATCATCATATGCTGTTCATTCAAACAAGACTGATGCAGTTGTACTGCTGGCCGCTTATCCTACAGAAAAAATTGACAAGCCTGTTTTATCAATTTATGGATCTGAAGACGGAATTTTAAATAGGGAATCATATAATAAAGCTTTACCGTTAATCAGCAACTTAACAGAATGTGTAATTCAGGGTGGAAATCATGCTCAGTTTGCTTATTATGGGCATCAGGAAGGGGACAATCCTGCCAAGATTTCTCATGATGACCAGCAAAATCAGACTGTTGAGATTATATTGGAGTTCATTAACAATGTAACAATGTCTTAA